Within Roseibium sp. HPY-6, the genomic segment GATCCCCTGGCCGATGACGTGTGGATGATCCTCCTGGAGAAAATGCGATCCGGCCCCGACGAAACGCGCTTCGATATTGGCCACGTTCGCGGTCAGGTAGTCCGCGACGGGCTTGGGCATCAGCGCACCCGGCTCCGCATAGAACATCAGCTTGGGAACCTGGCTCGACAGCAGCCATTCACCGTTCAGCCTGACCTCTTCGACCACGTCGGCCGGCTTGCCCTCGATAGGCACTTCGCGCGGCCACGCGAGAACCGGCTTGCGGCTGTCGGGCGTCGGAAATGGTCTGCGGTAGTGATCCATCTCCGCATCGGACATGGCGCGCACGACACCCATTTGCGGCAGCACGAATTCCACGAAGAAATTCTCGTTGAGCACCATGTCGGCGCCCTTGTCGCTGTGCATCAGACGGAAGAAATCGGCAAGGGGACCGGGCATGTCGTCAAACGATGCGACCGGGAGCACAGGCGGGACAATGGCTTCCAGGAAGACCAGCCCTGACACGCGGTCCGGGTTCTGGCGCGCATAGCGCATGCCGAGCGCAGAGCCCCAGTCGTGGACCACCAGGATCGCATCGCTCAGGTCAAGCTGGTCGAGAAAAGTGTCCAGATAGCGCGCATGATCGGCAAACCGGTAGTCACCGTCAGGTTTGCCGCTATCGCCCATGCCGATCAGATCGGGCGCAATGGCGCGGTGGCTCTCCGACACATGCGGTATGATATTGCGCCACAGATAGGACGAAGTCGGGTTGCCATGCAAAAACACAACGGGCTGCCCGTCTCCCTCATCAACATAGGCGAGGGAGGAATCCAGCACGGACATTTCCTTCTTCTTGAAGGGAAACTCCGCGCTGATCTGGATCCCATAAGGAGCGGACGGATCCGAACCAAGCGGTTTGGCCCCTTCCTGTGCTATTGCAGTGCCCGCTAGCGGTAGAGCAAGCGCTGCACCTCCTGTGGCCGCCCCAGTCAGCAGCCTTCGCCGGGTTGTTTCAAAGCTCAACTTGCCACTCATGAAGTCCTCCACGTTCTTTCAAAGCCGAACGCGCGCCAATCGCGCGATAGTCTGAAATCTGGTGGATTGATTTTCGAAATGAATATGATCAAATTGACCAACGTGGATAAAAAACGATCCACAA encodes:
- a CDS encoding haloalkane dehalogenase, with the protein product MSGKLSFETTRRRLLTGAATGGAALALPLAGTAIAQEGAKPLGSDPSAPYGIQISAEFPFKKKEMSVLDSSLAYVDEGDGQPVVFLHGNPTSSYLWRNIIPHVSESHRAIAPDLIGMGDSGKPDGDYRFADHARYLDTFLDQLDLSDAILVVHDWGSALGMRYARQNPDRVSGLVFLEAIVPPVLPVASFDDMPGPLADFFRLMHSDKGADMVLNENFFVEFVLPQMGVVRAMSDAEMDHYRRPFPTPDSRKPVLAWPREVPIEGKPADVVEEVRLNGEWLLSSQVPKLMFYAEPGALMPKPVADYLTANVANIEARFVGAGSHFLQEDHPHVIGQGIADWLRRI